GGATGTGCAAACTGAGGCCGGGGTGTGCTTGTAAGGGCTTGCCTTGCAAGCATCTGTGTTGTTGGTCTACAGGAGGCTGGAGAGAGTTGATGTATAGGGCTCGTTTATCTGTATGGCAGATGGTTCGCGCGATCTACCGTGCGTGCTGCTTGCGCTCATATATCTCCGTTTTCTACAGCAGATTACATTTTAATATTCCATCTCCACACGCGCCTTCTCGAAATGATTTAATTTTGGCAGCATCCAggatggggttggggggggggggggggggttacgttGCCTCTCACGCGACTCCTAGGCTACAACATGGTGATCAATTTATAAAGCATATACATCCCTATTATAGAGAGCATGTTTCTCCACCATGCATTATTGAAACTCGGTGTCTTTGCCAGAAAGACATGCAAGAACCATTTTATGGGTGGGCTACTGTATGACATCATGCCCAGCGCCCTGATTTAAGTAGATATACAGCTGGACCCATCATGGATtgaagaggtggaggtggagggggatgACATTCCTAAAAAGCAACTGTTCGCAATCGCAAACATTTTATCATGAGGCATTTGCAACGTTATTATTTCTCAATACAATACTTTATGATTTTGTAAGGCATGTAATATCAAGATCATAGTAGTAGCCTGTTGTTATTTTATCATAAACATTGGGGAAATGGCTGAATTTCTTATTGCATTTTATCAGGGTACACTGGGGCCTGACTTTGTGctcctctttcctcttctctcctcccacaGGTTAGAAAGTCTTGGTCTGAGTAGCAGGGTGGTAGGATGGCGGAAGGTAAGAACATAGCATGGCCTGCTCCTCTGGATCTCCTATGGCTAATCTGTTCATTGTAACAACTGTATTATAACCTGTATCATAACAGTGTTAGAACTGCACTATAACTATACTAAAACAGTATTGCATTATTGTATACGGGGTTTGTATATGTACAGTGCAgtcagaaagttttcagacccctagacttcttccacattttgttacgttacagccttgttctaaaatggattacattagtTTTTTCCCTCTTCAAtcctcacacaataccccataatgatgaagcaaaaacacgtcaacagtgaagaggcgactccgggatgctggccttctaggcagagttgcaaagaaaaagcaataTCTCATACTGGACAATAAagagaaaagattaagatgggaaaaagaacacagacactggacagaggaactctgtcttgGAGGCCAGCACCCcgcagtcgcctcttcactgttgacgttgagactggtgttttgtgggtactatttaatgaagctgccagttgaggacttgtgaggcgtctgtttctcaaactagacactctaatgtacttgtcctcttgctcagttgtgcactggggcctcccactcctctttctattctggttagagccagtttgcactgttctacatagcgttgtaccagatcttcagtttcttggcaatttctctaatggaacagccttcatttctcagaaagagaatagactgatgagtttcagaagaaagtttctgagtttcagaagaaagtttctggccattttgagcctgtaatcgaacccataaatgctgacgctccagatattcaactagtctaaagaaggccagttttattgcttctttaatcagaacaaacaTTTtccgctgtgctaacataattgcaaaagggttttctaattttatttatttatttattttacctttatttaatgaccaattagccttttaaaatgataaacttggattagctaacacaacgtgccattggaacaaaggagtgatggttgctgataattggcctctgtacacctatgtagatattccataaaaaatcagccatttccagcaacaatagtcatttacaacattgacaatgtcaacaccgtatttctgatcaatttaatgttattttaatggcaaaaaatgtgcttttctttcaaaaacaaggacatttctaagtgcccccaaacttttgaacggtagtgtaagcattcagtccctttactcagtactttattgaagcacctttagcagtgattacagccatGAGTCGTCttgttatgacgctacaagcttggcacacctgcatttggggagtttctcccattcttctctgcagatcctctcaagctctgtcaggttggatggtgagcgtcgctgcacagctattttcaggtatttccagagatgttcgatcgggttcaagtccaggctctggcggggccactcaaagacattcagagacttgtcccgaagccactcctgtgttgtcttggctgtgtgcttagggtcgttgacctgttggaaggtgaatcttcgccccagtctgaggtcctgagcgctctggagcaggttttcatcaaggatctctctgtactttgctctgttcatctttcccttgatcctgactagtctcccagtccctgccgctgaaaaacatccccacagcatgatgctgccaccaccgtactTCAGTATAGTGATGgcggcaggtttcctccagacgtgacacttggcattcaggccaaagagtttaatcttggtttcatcagatccgagaatcttgtttttcatggtctgagagactttaggtgccttttggcaaaccaagcaggctgtcatgggccttttagggcttccgtctggccactctaccataaaggcctgattggtggagtgctgcagagatggttgtccttctggaatgttctcccatctccacaggggaactctggagctctgtcagagttggcatcaggttattggtcacctcactgacaaAGGGCCTTATtattcagtttggctgggtggccagctctaggaagagtcttggtggttccaaacttcttccattaaagaatgatagaggccactgtgttcttggggaccttcaatactgcagacattttttggtacccttccccagatctgtgcctaaacacaatcctgtctcggaggtctaccgacaatttctttgacctcatggcttggtttttgctctgacatgcactgtcaactgtgggaccttatgtggttagacatgtgtgtgcctttgcaaatcatgtccaatcaattgaatttaccacagttggactccaatcaagttgtagaaacatctcaaggatgattctgggaaacaggatgcacctgaactaaattttgagtctcatagcaaagggtctgaatacttatgtaaataaggaaaAATGTCAATTGTAAaaatatctttaaaaaaacatttttcactttgtcattatagagtattgtgtgtagattgatgagcattttttttatttaatccattttagattaagtatgtaatttaacaaaatgtgggaaatggaaggggtctgaatactttccgaatgcgttgtatcagttgttctctctgtgtgtctcccaaatggcaccctagcccctgtatagtgctctacttttgaccaagccCTATAGGGAATGGGTTgccgtttgggacacagcctCTGACTGCTCCCCATTGGAAAgggaacactgtgtgtgtgtgtgtgtgtgtatgtgtgtgtattcaaTAGAATGTGTGAATACATAAGAATAGATAACCAAGATCAACCAGCCACAGGTCACCTTCTCGAAGCTGCAGCTCTCCTCCAcgcagagggagtgtgtgtgtttgagtgtgtgtttgtgtcatgcTCTTTCATGTTCTCCTCGCTGTGAGTCAGTTGCATTCCTAGATGGGAAGgatgctcacaaacacacacacgctcactctCCAATCTTTCTCTTTGTAGCGTTCCTAGATGAGAAGGATGCTCACACTCTCCTCAAGCGCTTCCCCCGAGCCAACAGTTTCCTGGAGGAGTTCAGACAGGGTAACATCGAacgggagtgtgtggaggagagcTGCAGCTTCGAGGAGGCCAATGAAGTGTTCGAGAACAAAGAGAGAACAGTAAATTATATCACACTCCTCTTTAGATACACAGATTTATTGATTACTGGGCTGAATCATTGAGTTCTGGTTATTGAGTTTTGGTTATACATGTATGTGCCCATGCAGTATGTGTGTTATAACacacgtctctcctctcctcgtcttccccctctctcctcacttctgtcctcttctgtcctcttttctgtcctctctactcctcttctacacccgtctcctcttctcctcccctttcctcgcAGTTTGACGGTTATTGTCATGAATCTGAGCAaataattacagttgaagtcagaagttttacatacaccttagccaaatacatttaaactcagtttttcccaattcttgacatttaatcctagtacaaataagttggatgaattttggcccattcctcctgacagagctggtgtaactgagtcaggtttgtaggcctccttgctaacacacgctttttcagttctgcccacaacttttctatgggattgaggtcagggctttgtgatggccactccaataccttgactttgatgtccttaagccattttgccacaactttggaagtatgcttggggtcattgtccatttggaagacccatttgcgacccggctttaacttcctgactgatgtcttgagatgttgcttcaatatatccacatcattttcctgcttcatgatgccatctattttgtaagtgcaccagtccctcctgcagcaaagcacccccacaacatgatgctgccacccccgtgcttcacggttgggatggtgttcttcagcttgcaagcctccccctttttgctccaaacataacgatggtcattatggccaaacagtgctgtttttgtttcatcagaccagaggacatttctccaaaaagtacgatcttagtccccatgtgcagttgcaaaccgcagtctggctttttcgtggaggttttggagcagtggcttcttccttgctgagcagactttcaggttatgttgatgtgggacttgttttactgtagatatagatacttttgtacctgtttcctccagcatcttcacagggtcctttgctgttgttctgggattgatttgcacttttcgcaccaaagtacgttcatctctaggagacagagtgcgttttcttcctgagcggtatgacggctgcgttgtcccatggtgtttatacttgcgtactattgtttgtacagatgaacgtggtaccttcaggcgtttggagattgcttccaaggatgaaccagacttgtggaggtctacaattggtctttgctgatttcttttgattttcccatgatgtcaagcaaagaggcactgagtttgaaggtaggccttgaaatgcatcagcaggtacacctccaattgactaaaattatgtcaattagcccatcagaagcttctaaagccaggacatcattttctggaattttccaagctgtttaaaggcacagtcaacttagtgtatgtcaacttctgacccactggaaatgtgatacagtaaattatgtcctaaccgacttgccaaaactatagtttgttaaacagaaatttgtggagtggttgaaaaacgagttttaatgtctccaacctaagtgtatgtaaacttccgacttcaactgtattatttcTTAACTGTTTCCACAGCCTTTCTTTAGTTTGCTCAACTTTTTGGTCCAACTGTTAAGTGATCAAATAATTATTGTTGGCACAAACTTAACTCCAATACAGTaccagcagcgtatgtgatgagtcaaagggggggggggggtgctaaaaAGGGTACATTTAGAATTCCGGGTagttattggttaactatttaactaacaaCTTATTGGTTCACAGAATTCCATTCTTCCAGCTacgccaccatgtctgtgtcaataaCTGATTTCACTTCTATATACCTCTTCTCACAGGACTAGTATTACTGTGGAACATCGGTTATGTAATTATTATCCCAGCATGTCTGTTTTACAGTGGATGAGTCAGACAGGACTTGTGTTACTGTAGAACATCGGTTATGTAATCATTACCCCAGCATGTCTGTTTTTCCAGTGCATGATTCAGACAGGACTAGTATAACTATAGAACAATGGTTATGTAATTATTACCCCATTTTGCCTTTTTTTCCAGTGGATGATTCAGACAGGACTGGTATTACTATAGAACATCGGTTATGTAATTTTACCACAGCATGTCTTTTTTTCCAGTGGATGATTCAGGCAGGACTAGTGTTACTATAGAACATCGGTTATGTAATTATTACCCCAGCATGTCTGCTTTTCCAGTGGATGATTCATACAGGACTAGTATAACTATAGTACATCGGTTATGTAATTATTACCCCAGCACTTATTTTTTTCCAGTGGATGATTCGTACAGAACATGTATAACTACAGAACATCGGCTGTGTAAATATTACCCCATTATGTCTGTTTTTCCAGTGGATGATTCGTGCAGGACTAGTTTTACTATAGAACATCGGTTATGTAATTATTATCCCAGCATGTCTGTTTTTCCAGTGGATGATTCAGACAGGGCTAGTATTACTATAGAACATTGGTTATGTAATTATTTCCCCAGCATGTCTGTTTTTCCAGTGGATGATTCAGACAGGACTAGTATTACTATAGAAGATTGGTTATGTAATTATGACCCCAGCATGTCTGTTTTTCCAGTGGATGATTCAGACAGGACTAGTATTACTATAGAACATCGGTTATGTAATTATTACCCCAGCATGCCTGTTTTTCCAGTGCATGATTCAGACAGGACTAGTATAACTATAGAACATTGGTTATGTAATTATTACCCCATTTTGCCTTTTTTTCCAGTGGATGATTCAGGCAGGACTAGTGTTACTATAGAACATCGGTTATGTAATTATTACCCCAGCATGTCTGTTTTTCCAGTGGATGATTCGTACAGGACTACTATTACTATAGAACATCGGTTATGTAATTATTTCCCCAGCATGTCTGTTTTTCCAGTGGATGTTTCAGACAGGACTAGTATAACTATAGTACATCGGTTATGTAATTATTACCCCAGCACTTATTTTTTTCCAGTGGATGATGCGTACAGGACTAGTATTACTATAGAACATCGGTTATGTAATTATTATCCCCTCATGTCTGTTTTACCAGTTGATGATTCAGACAGGACTAGTGTTACTATAGAACATCGGTTATGTAATTTTTACCCCAGCATGTCTTTTTTTCCAGTGGATGATTCGTACAGGACTAGTATTACTATAGAACATCGGTTATGTAATTATCTCCCCAGCATGTCTGTTTTTCCAGTGGATGATTCAGACAGGACTAGTGTTACTATAGAACATCGGTTATGTAATTATTATCCCCTCATGTCTGTTTTTCCAGTAGAGGATTCAGACAGGACTGGTATTACTATAGAACATCGGTTATGTAATTATTATCCCCTCATGTCTGTTTTTCCAGTGGATGATTCAGACAGGACTAGTATTACTATAGAACATCGGTTATGTAATTATTACCCCAGCATGTCTGTTTTTCCAGTGGATGATTCGTACAGGACTAGTATTACTATAGAACATCGGTTATGTAATTATCTCCCCAGCATGTCTGTTTTTCCAGTGGATGATTGAGACAGGACTAGTGTTACTATAGAACATCGGTTATGTAATTATTTCCCCAGCATGTCTTTTTTTCCTGTGTATGATTCGTACAGGACTGGTATTACTATATTAAATCGGTTATGTAATTATTACCCCATTATGTCTGTTTTTCCAGTGGATGATTCAGACAGGACTAGTATTACTATAGAACATCGGTTATGTAATTATTACCCCAGCATGTCTGTTTTTCCAGTGGATGATTCAGACAGGACTAGTGTTACAATAGAACATCGGTTATGtaatggttttcctcctcttcgtctgaagaggagaggcgagaaggatcggaggaccaatatgcggcgtggtaagtgtccatggttgtttattaaacacataaactgaacacactctacaaaacaataaacgtaccgtgaataacgaaaaccgaaaacagtactgtgtggtgtaaaacacaaacacggaaacaatcacccacaaacaaacagtgaaacccaggctacctaagtatgattctcaatcagagacaactaacgacacctgcctctgattgagaaccataataggccgaacacagaaaaacaacctagacacctagaatgcccacccaactcgcgtcctgaccaactaaaacaaacaattaacacaataactagggtcagaacATGACAGGTTATGTAATTATTACCCCAGCATGTCTGTTTTTCCAGTGGATGGCACATAATTGCATTACCTGAGCTCCCACAGTAAAACTTATCCCATCCCAATAGGGCTTTAAGGTTATACTTTGCACTTAAAATGTAAATCTCAGAGCTAAGGTATTTGTTTAAGTGCAATGTGTAGCCATCCAGGTGAAATCAGttattgacacagacatggtggtgtCGCAGGAAGATTGGAATGCTTTGAACCAATAGGTTgtcagttcaaatcccaggtgtaGACATGTTGGACATgaattactgtataaatgaccATGTGCAATGTaattatgtactgtatgtgaactATGTACATGTAAGTTTGAAGAAGTTGTATGTGAAAATCACTGTGTTTAACTAGTTCCACAACCTTCTTTAGGTAAGATTTCCCCAAAAATAATTTGTAGTTGAATGAACATATGAGACACTTTGAGCAAACACATTTTAATTTGACATAATTTTTGGTAAATGTTATCACATTTTTTAAAGTTCAGGtaacactgaccaaaaagttgaGTAAACTAAAAAAACACTTACTTAATAATATTTAGTTGAaacaattgttgttgtttttttacagtgtagatgggccagctgcaaagtctaAATTGACTATATCGTcaaaattcatgaaaacagaaattcgctttttggtcttaataaatgccaacctgcctcTACTCTCCACCAGATGGAGTTCTGGAAGACTCGCAGTGTGTACACGGTGAGCAGCCACGAGCAGACCAGGGACGGCCGTTCAGAGGGCCACCTCTACATGGTGGTTCCCCTGCTGGGCgtggctctcctcctcctcatcgccCTCTTCCTCATCTGGAGGTGCCAGCTGCAGAAGGCCACACGGCGGCGGCCCGCCTACACCCAGAACCGCTACATGAACAACCGCAACACCCGCAGCCTGCCGCGCATCCTGGTCCACCGGGACACGCCATCCCACTCCGAGACCCCCTTATCCAGGCCCACGGTGGTGGTGAGTGGGGTGGAGAGAGTAgtaggaggaagtggaggagggtcGCTGGTTTGCGCTGCAAACGTTCCCCAAGAACCTCACTCCCACCCTCAGAACACTCGCTCAGCCCTGTACGTCCAGGATCCGTCTGTGTCAGTAGCGTCGCGTCTCTCCGGTGCCACACCTCCTCCTTCCTATGAGGAGGTGACAGGACACCTGGAGAGCAGCAGCGATGAGGTGTCGGCGCCGTACAGCGACCCTCCGCCCAAATATGAGGAGATTGTCAAGGAGAAgtaagcagagggagggagagagggatggagggatggaggctgGGCCGGGGGCCATACTGTCAGATCCAACCCTCCCTCCATTGTCCTTGTCTCTGGTCTGAGGGGCTGGCAAACTGCTAGCTATCCGTGGGAAAGAATGCACTGTGGTATCTAATATCTTGAAGCACTTGTTGTATCTATCGCTGACTGACTACTGTACAAGGTTTGGAACGACGATGATCTGTGCTACACTGTGTTTTCTTCTTGAGTTATCTATCTTGCCAATGCCTGGGGTTTGGCGGTCTGTTTTGATTTTGCGTTGTTGTTATGCATCAGTGTTTCTCACTGTACTCTGAATGTGGTGGTCATTGTTTACTAGTGCGTATGACTCTGCAGTGAAGCGCTATATCCATAATAActgtatatttatactgtatacttttcCACCTTTCTCTCATCACACCAGCTGTAGCTAGTCACTTGGAGAAATACAATCGCTGCGTCTACACTGCCTTCCCCCCTAAACACTGAAGAAACGACACCTTTTCCCGGACACCCTGAGGCACCTTTAAATGTGTCAGCcatcccaaatggtgccctattccctacatagtgtactcactacttttgaccagggccatttgGGACGTGGTTGTGAGAGGAATGGAACATTGCCAAGTCACCCTCCATCCCCTGAGAGGAAGAGACTACTGTGTGGATGAAGGTAGTGAGGAAGTTTCCAAGCCCTCAGTAGTACTTCTTCCTCTCCAGAGTTGTGCCGTGACTCATGATAAAGGAGAGTTGATTTGCCAAATGTGCACTGCTGATTACGTGTACTGCTTTCTGAACAcacaaaatgaaaagaaaaagTATATTCTTCCATTTATTGAAAGTAGTATGGTTTAACAAACAGAAACAGTAGCTAGTGCTTGTGGACTATGGGACTATAGGACTATCTTATTATGAAGAGGATGCAGCCAGACACAGCGGATGAGTTGGGATCTTCAGTGTTTCTCCTCTTTGTCTGCACATCCAACGCCAAGGCCGTCTTTCTCCACATACATCCTCTGGTCATGGAAGGGCCTTGAATTAAGAGGAAACAGATGCACTCCAAGTGTATGGTGGGAAGAACACGCGCATACTATCTCAAAATGTCAATCAGGTATTTGAGTTTTTGGCTAATTAGAAAATAATTGAATGACCTGATAATTAATTTCAGTCCTTTATTAAGCTTACCAGTAAATATACTatcttacacacacaaacaaagacacacaggtacgcacgcacgcacaaagacacacacacacacacacacaggtacgcacgaatgcacacgcacgcacacaaacacacacacacacacgggtacgcagacacacacacacacgcacatgtacgcatgcacgcacgcacgcacacacacacacacacatacacacacacacacacacacacacacacacacacacacacacacacacacacacacacacacacacacacacacacacacacacacacacacacacacacacacacacacacacacacacagaggaagcaCAATCAGTAGCTCTGACAACATTCCAGTCAACCCTCAGCCTATCCCTCTCAAAGCTGCAGAGTGAACTTTACAATGCTGGCTTCAGTACTGCTGTGCTATTACTGTTTACAATTGCTACTTTTTAAAATCTTGTTTGAATAGATGCGTAAGAAATCTCTAGACTAGTGAGCCATGGTCGGGTATATCACCATCATGACTGCTGAATGGTACAAATGCTCTTCTTTTCTTTAGTCTCTTCTTGTTTTGTTGTTTGCCTTTTGACTGCTTTTTCACTTGTGTCTCGTTTTGTTGGTGTTCA
Above is a genomic segment from Oncorhynchus kisutch isolate 150728-3 linkage group LG19, Okis_V2, whole genome shotgun sequence containing:
- the LOC109910269 gene encoding transmembrane gamma-carboxyglutamic acid protein 3; the encoded protein is MAEAFLDEKDAHTLLKRFPRANSFLEEFRQGNIERECVEESCSFEEANEVFENKERTMEFWKTRSVYTVSSHEQTRDGRSEGHLYMVVPLLGVALLLLIALFLIWRCQLQKATRRRPAYTQNRYMNNRNTRSLPRILVHRDTPSHSETPLSRPTVVVSGVERVVGGSGGGSLVCAANVPQEPHSHPQNTRSALYVQDPSVSVASRLSGATPPPSYEEVTGHLESSSDEVSAPYSDPPPKYEEIVKEK